A region of the Amycolatopsis sp. cg13 genome:
CCGAGCGGCAGGACGTTGAGCCCGATGCCCAGCACCACGGCCGCGTCGTCGGTGCCGACGGCCTCGGCGAGTATGCCCGCGCACTTGGCCCGGTCCGGCCCGGCGAGCACGTCGTTAGGCCATTTGAGGGCGACGTCGACGCCCAGATCGGTGGCGAGCGCGTGCACTGCGAGACCGGCGACCACGGACAGTGAGCCGAGCGCGGAGAACGGCACGCCCGCCGGGCGCAGCGCGATGCTCAGGTACAGCCCGGCCCCCTTCGGCGAACTCCACGAACGAGCCCGCCGTCCCACGCCGGCCGTCTGGTGTTCGGCCAGCAAAACGGTCCGGTCCTCGGCACCTTCGGTGAGGGCTTTCCGCAGGTCAGCGTTGGTGGAACCGGTCGTCTCCACGACGTCGAGGCGGGCGTAGCGGCCGCCGAGTCCGTCCCGCAGCCGCGCCGCGTCGAGTTCAGCCATGTGCCCACAATATGAGAGTCCCCCTAACGTGCAAGCCGTTCGCTCGTTACCCAGAGGTGCGCTCTTCTAGATTGGACGCCGTGACGCCGGAGACCCCCACCGCCGACGCGCCGCAGAAGCCCACCTGGGCTCGCGGCGCGCTGTATCGAGGGCTCGTGGCGTTGCCGCTGGTCGCCGGACTCGCCACCGCGGGCTGGCTGGTCGCCGGACGCGATCAGCCCGCGCCCGTTCCGGCGCAGGCCGCGCTCACCGCGCCGGTGCCGACGCAGACCGTCAGCGGTCCGTCGGTGCTGCAGGCGAGCGCCCCGGTGCAAGCGCAGGAACCGGCGCAGGGAGCGGCTGGCGGAGGCGGCGGTCCGGCTCCGCTGCAGAAGTGGGCGGATTCGCTCGCCGGACCGTTGGACATCCCGGCCCCCGCGTTGCTCGGCTACGCGAACGGCGAGCTGACCATGCGCAAGGAGCGCCCGGACTGTCACCTGTCGTGGGTCACCCTGGCGGGCCTCGGCGTCGCCGGAAACAACCAC
Encoded here:
- a CDS encoding biotin--[acetyl-CoA-carboxylase] ligase, which codes for MAELDAARLRDGLGGRYARLDVVETTGSTNADLRKALTEGAEDRTVLLAEHQTAGVGRRARSWSSPKGAGLYLSIALRPAGVPFSALGSLSVVAGLAVHALATDLGVDVALKWPNDVLAGPDRAKCAGILAEAVGTDDAAVVLGIGLNVLPLGDDVPAGPGGLPATSLAEQGATTTDRTEIALGLLTRFDDLERRWRTAGGDLTEAGLLGDYRARCATLGQDVQVQLPDGSTLTGRAADLDASGQLQVDVADGRRLTVFAGDVVHVRPV